One part of the Pseudopipra pipra isolate bDixPip1 chromosome 3, bDixPip1.hap1, whole genome shotgun sequence genome encodes these proteins:
- the KLHL32 gene encoding kelch-like protein 32 isoform X4, with protein MVYDPKQNKWLSRSPMLQRRVYHSMAAVQRKLYVLGGNDLDYNNDRILVRHIDSYSIDADQWTRCNFNMLTGQNESGVAVHNGRIYLVGGYSIWTNEPLACIQVLDVSKEGKEEVFYGPTLPFASNGIAACFLPAPYFTCPNLQTLQVPHHRIGTM; from the exons ATGGTCTATGATCCTAAGCAG aaTAAGTGGTTAAGCCGTAGCCCAATGTTGCAGAGGAGAGTGTATCACTCCATGGCAGCTGTCCAAAGGAAACTTTATGTGTTAGGTGGGAATGATCTTGACTACAACAATGATCGGATCCTGGTCCGGCACATAGACTCCTACAGCATAGATGCTGACCAGTGGACGCGTTGCAACTTCAACATGTTGACAG GTCAAAATGAATCTGGAGTTGCTGTCCACAATGGTAGAATATATTTAGTTGGTGGCTATTCGATTTGGACAAATGAGCCTTTGGCATGTATCCAG GTGCTGGATGTTagcaaggaggggaaggaagaggtATTCTATGGGCCTACACTCCCCTTCGCTTCCAATGGAATAGCTGCATGCTTTCTTCCAGCTCCATATTTCACATGCCCCAACCTTCAGACTTTGCAAGTGCCTCACCATAGGATTGGCACAATGTGA